GCCGAACTCACCCACGCTCATGAACGCGGGCACCGAGTTGGGGCAGCTTGCCGCATGCTTCGTTTTGCCGGTCGCCGACGAGATGGAGCGGATATTCGAGTCGGTAAAGCACGCGGCGATCATCCACAAAACGGGCGGCGGGACCGGGTTCAGCTTCTCACGCATCCGCCCCAAGAACGACATGGTTCGTTCCACCGGAGGTATAGCCTCAGGACCGGTCTCCTTCATGCGGGTCTTTGATGTTGCCACCGAGGTTATCAAGCAGGGCGGCAGGCGCCGCGGCGCAAACATGGGCATACTCCGGGTCGATCACCCCGACATCCTTGAGTTCATCACCTGCAAGGAGTCGGAAGGGATTCTTGCCAACTTCAACATCTCGGTCGGGGTAACCGAGGAGTTTATGCACGCGGTTCAAGGCGACGAAAACTACAGCCTTAAAAACCCACGTACCGGCAAGGAGGCAGGCCGTTTGCGCGCCAAGGACGTTTTTAACCTCATGGTCACCATGGCCTGGCGCACCGGCGACCCGGGCATCGTCTTCCTTGACCGCATCAACCACGACAACCCCACGCCCAGCCTAGGCTCCATCGAGGCCACCAACCCCTGCGGCGAGCAGCCGCTCCTGCCGTACGAGGCGTGCAACCTGGGTTCGGTGAACCTAGCCAAGATGGTCGCCGATCACTCGGTGGATTACGAGCACCTGCGTAAAACGATCCATGCCGCAATTCACTTCCTTGACAACGTTATAGACGCCGGCCGCTATCCGTTGCCTGAGATAGACGAGATGGTGAAGCGCAACCGCAAGATCGGTCTTGGCGTGATGGGTTGGGCCGACATGCTGTTCTCGCTCGCAATCCCCTACGACTCCGATGAGGCGCTCGGTCTGGCCGAGCAGGTTATTGGCTTCATTCAGACCGAGGCGGTCAAGGCGTCCCAGGGACTTGCAAATAGCCGCGGAGCGTTCCCAAGCTTCCCCGACTCTACCTTTGCCAGCCGGGGCGAGCCACCTCGCCGAAACGCAACACTTACCACCATCGCACCAACAGGCACCATCTCCATCATCGCTGGCTGCTCCTCAGGAATCGAGCCTATCTTCGCCATTTCATTCATCCGCAACGTGATGGACAACACAGAACTCCTGGAGGTAAATCCTGTCTTCGAGAGGCTGGCGCGCGAGATGGGCTTCTACAACGAAGGACTCATAAAGGAGATAGCACGTCACGGCACGGTGGCCAAGATACCCAAGATTCCGGACTCGGTCAAACGCATCTTCGTTACCGCCCACGACATCAATCCCAGCTGGCACGTGAAGATGCAGGCCGCGTTTCAGAAACACACCGACAACGCTGTCTCCAAGACCGTAAACCTGCCCAATCACGCAACCCCCATGGACGTGGCCGACGTTTACATGCTTGCCTACCGGTTGGGGTGCAAGGGCGTTACCGTGTACCGCGACGGTTCCAAATCCTCACAGGTTTTAAACATCGGTTCGGTGAACCGTGAGCAACTGCCTGCAGCCAACAGAGCCACGCAGTCACTTGCCGGTTCCAGGTTCGCAGATCGTATGATCACCGTAGGCTCGGAGTTTACGGCCGGCTGCAACAGGTGCAACTCCTAACACGCTAAGTTGAAGATAGCTTGACACTTAAAGGGCCGACCGAAAGGTCGGTCCTTTGCTTTCGGTGCCACGTTTCGGGCGAAATTTGCCGCGAACTCGTCAGGTTTGAGTGCCACTCGTCACAATTAAGTGGGACAAAAGCTGGTCAAAAGGTGGTCAGAAGCTGGTCAAAAGATGGACAGGGGCGCGACTTCGTCGCGAATGCAAAAGTCAAATTTCAAAATGCTCCGGAGGGCGACGCTTGCGGAGCAAATTTTTAAATGATAGGGGCGGGGACGGCTGGGGTGAAAAAGTTCACAGGGGCCGACCTCAGCGTGCCCCTTGGGATACTGAGTGTCCCATAAGGTATCAGGTCGGCCCATACGATTTTTCTTATTTTGCCATCGCGAGAATAACTACCCATCCTCCCCCTTGACGGGGGAGGGTAGGGTGGGGGTGATCACCCTCCCCTTTATCCCCTACCCTATGGGATACAAAGTATCCCAAGGGGCACGCTGTCCGGTCAAGGGAGGGGTATTTGTGATACTGGTATAGGGTACCCTCTCCGCACCCTTTTGAGGACCCCGCAGGGAAAGGGGGAGACAACGGGTTTAAACCAATTGTAAGTTGTCATTACGAGGAGTTCTTAGGTGGGTGCTATGAGATTGCTCCCTGCGTTCGCCCTCCGGAGCTTCGTCGCTACGCTCCTCGCAACGACAAAAAAGGGCGGGCCGACCTAAAGGTCGGCCCCTACGATCTTTCATAAAGCAGCGAGAGCCTTTAATGATAGAGATGGAGAGAGTAATGCGAGGAGAAAGCAAGCGGTTCAAGACGGTATTGAGTCTTGCGGGGTTTGCAGGCACGAGCAAATAAACGATGCTGCGTCCCTGACGAGCTATCGGTTACTTGACACCCTATCAAAGGTTCTCTAATATCAGACAACTCAAACTAAGCGAAGGCCAACATGAGACGCAGTTGGCTGCATAGTACATATAACTCATTCTAATTTTAACATATCCTCTGGAGTAGTTAAGACTATTTCAATATCTTCATTTGTCTCAATTTCAAACTTTCGGCTTCTTGCTCCGTCATCAAATCCAACTTGTGAAGCTACAATAACCTTCTTAATGGGCTTAGCAGTTTTGGGATGATACTTTGCATCAGTGATAAATTGGCTTAGCACTTTGTAGCCGATGTTGAAGGTTTTAACCTGTATTGGAATACCATCTTGGGTAATACCATCAACGCCCCTATCTGGTGAAGGCTTATTAGCCCTATAAAATTCATTAACCCAGTTTTCAAATTGCCTTGAATCCATTTCCAGTACTTCTGATAGGTCTCTGGATATGTAACGGGTTTCTGCAAATAGCTTATGGCTACGATTCTTGATAACTGAAAAAGCGGTTGGCAACTCGCCTTTCTTCCTTTCAGATGTGTTAATATCAATTCCAATAAACTTACGGTTTAGCTTGGATGCCACGATTACTGCAGTACCACAGCCACAGAAGGGGTCTAAAACTAAATCCTCTTCGTTACTTGAAGCTTTGATAATGCGTTGTAATAAGGCTTCTGGCTTTTGGGTAGGATAGCCTACTCGTTCAGTTTTATCTCTCTCTGGAATTTGAGGCACAGTCCAGACATCATCAGGGTTTTTGGGTTCATCCATATAATATTTGTAAACTTTCCCACCCTTACGCACTTCTCTATATTTCCTACCGTTGCTATCAACCCCGAAGTATCCACCGAAAGTTCCTTCCTCTTGTTCTCTCAAATCTCCAACAGCTTTACCATTGTAGAAGTATTTACCAGTTTTACTGTAATTCAAAAGTGTATCATGTCTTTTGTTAAATGATGTCCGACCAATACCCCCGCTATTCTTATACCAAATTACTTCGTTTCTGGAATTGTTATTGCCAAATATCTCATCCATAACCATCTTCAGGTAGTGCGAAGCTCTATAATCACAATGTAGGTATATGCTTCCCGTCTTCTTTAATACCTTGTGGCAAGCCTGAAGCCTCTCCATCATATACCAGAGGTAAGAGGCAAAATCAGGACGCTTAAGAGCTATATATCGTAACCATTCTGGAGCTTTCTTTCTCATTTCCTCAGCTTTCTCTGACCAGAAGCGTTTTGAATCCTCAAAGGATATTTCCATAGCTCCTGGCTGCCATTTCTTCGTACCCTTTTGTATCTTGCCTGTAAAGAATGGTGGATCAAGATAGATAAGGTCAACCGATTCAGGCTCTATGTCATGCTTCATTACAAAAAGGCAATCGCCATGATAGAAAGCATTCATCGCATTGGCATTATACTGAATCAGGACGGAAATGTCAACCCCCCGACGTTCCTCAAAATCGTTACACCCGTCCCCGTCGTCCGCAGACCAACGGCAAGGCTGAGGCGTTCTGGAAGATATGGATGCGGTACGTCTGAACAAACGATTTTGGTCACATCCGCGTTGAAATCCATTAGTGAGGCAACTCCTTGAGCCCCACGTTGCAGGCGAGCTCTACAGCGAGAAGGTAAAGGAGTTCCTGGACAGCTATCTTTAGCAGTAAGTCGGGTTTGCTCATCTTTAAGAGGTTAGAGGCGAGTTCCGCCAAACTCGCCTCTATTGAAGTTTTATCTTGCTGATAAAACTTCTAAAAGCTTCGAGCGGGTTATGAGAACCCGCCCGAAGCTTAAGTATCGGGGCGACTGGATTTGAACCAGCGACCCCTAGCACCCCAAGCTAGTGCGCTATCCGATCTGCGCCACGCCCCGATCGAAAACGGCATTGTTCTTAAGGAACACTCCGCCGTCCTGGCTGAATTATATAGTGGGACTCCTCGGTGTCAAGCTGCTGAGCCCTCCCACGGTCACGTACACATGGTTTTTATCGGGCTGGGTCACGTAGCGACCCAGCGGGGCGGTGAGCTTGACAACGGATTTGTTCGGCCTATGCTTCTCTCCAGAGGCAAAAGTGAAGCTAGTTCATCTTATCCAGCCTAATAGGGTCTTTCTTGACCTCGAGGCGAAGAACCTGGAAGAAGCGATAAGGCTACTTGTACCGCTCGTGGTTAGAGATGAGCCTAGAGTAAATGAGAAGAGAGTGATTGATGAGGTCCTGGAACGAGAGCGCCTTGTCTCAACCATCGTGGGAAGGGGATTTGCCCTTCCGCACGCCCGCTCCGATGAGGTATCCGAGCTTACCATAGGTGTGGGTATCTTCCCTGAAGGGCTCGAAGATCCTACCCCTGACGGCAAGCCGGTTAAGGTGGTCTTTTTGCTCCTTGAGCCTAAACGGGTCTCCAAGTTCTATCTGAAGACCTTAGGAGTGCTTGCTCGTCTGGCCAGGATTGAGGGTATCGTGCACAAGCTGGTTTCCGCTAAAGACCCTGAGCAATACATAGATACGATCAAAGAGACCAACCTGGTGGTCACCGAGCGTCTGTGCGCCGGAGACATAGCCCGAAGCATCGAACCGGCGCGGCTGGGGATGAGCGTAAAGCAGGTTGCCGATCTCTTCTTCCGCAATGAGACCCTCACCTTGCCTGTCGTCGACGCAGAGGAAAAGGTGGTGGGAGTTGTTCGCTGCGTCGATCTCCTGGGAGCGGCTATGCCCGAATACGCTCGCATGATCGGCGGCCTTAGGTTCCTATCAGAGTTCGAGCCATTTGACCGATTCCTGCACGATGAAGACCGCATGCCGGTGGATTCGGTTCTGACAAAAGATTATATCAAGGTGGAGGAAGATGCATCCATTGTTGAGGTAACCAGCCTTCTTTTGCATCACAAGGAGAACGCCCTGGTAGTCACCAAAGAAGGGAACTACCTTGGGATGGTCTCATTGCGTGACATCATAACCAAGGTGATGCGCACTTAAGACCGATGTCTTCACAAGCCTGGATTGCCGCCGCAATCTTTATCGCAAGCTATATCGCCATAGCTACGGAGAAAATCGATCGCACCATCATAGCGCTCCTCGGGGCGGCTCTGATGTTAATAATAGGGCTTATAGATCAATCCAACGCCTTCAGGCATATAGACCTCAATGTGATCTTCCTGCTGGCAGGGATGATGATCATCGTGAACATCGTGAAGCGCTCAGGGCTCTTCGAGTGGCTTGCCCTCTCTACCGCAAAGGTGACGGGAGGAAGACCAATCCTACTGCTCATTACCCTGTCGCTGATTACGGCATTCACCTCCGCATTTTTGGACAACGTAACCACCATGATGCTTATGGCTCCTATGACTCTCTTGATAGCGGACGCGCTGCGCATAGACCCGGTGCCCCTGTTGATTTCTGAAACCATGGCCTCCAACATCGGTGGCACCGCTACCCTTATAGGTGATCCGCCCAACCTGCTGGTCGGAAGTGCGGCTAATCTGAGCTTCCTTGATTTCCTTACGAATATGGCACCGTTGGTTCTGATCATACTGGTGGTTTTCACACTTATGGGAACCGGTCTGTTTGGAAAGTCCCTTCGCAGAACCTCCCCCAACGTCGCGGCCCTGGCATCTTTGCAGCCCCGCAAGGCCATAAAGGACAGGTATCTGCTCTGGAAGTCGGTGGGTGTGCTGGCGGTCGTTTTCATGGGGTTTATACTTCACGAGATGCTTAACATCTACCCCGCCACCGTGGCCCTGGGGGGTGCGGCACTTCTGCTCCTCTTGTCCCAGCTTCCCCCAAAGAAGAAAAAGATAGACCCTGTTGAGACCCTGCTCGCCGAGATAGACTGGCCCACCCTGTTCTTCTTCATAGGGATGTTCATAATGATAGCAGGGCTCCAGGCAACCGGGGTCATCGGTGTGATCTTGAACCTCCTGACCTCACTTACCGGCAGCAACGTGCTCTTCGCATCCATGGTAATAATGTGGGGTGCGGCAATTCTGACGATGGTTACCTCGGCGGTGCCTTTTGTGCTTGCGATGATCCCTGTTATCGGCGGGCTCGTTGCCCAGGGTATCGAGCCTATCGAGCCTTTGTGGTGGTCGCTTGCGCTGGGTGCGTGCCTTGGAGCAAACGGGACGATGATCGGAAGCGCCGCCAACATGGTTGTTGCAGGCATCTCCAACCGCTCAGGGCACCGCATAACCTTCGGCAACTTCACACGAAAGGGTCTACCTGTTACCTTCGTTTCCCTGATTCTTGCAAGCCTCTACGTCTGGCTGCGCTACTTCGTGCTGGCAGGCTCATAGAGAGATGCCGCGAGATTCGGTTATGGAACGTAATCACTTCCTGATCCCATGAGCACCCAAGCCTGGATCGCCGTCACTATATTCGTCGCGAGTTACATAGCGATTGCTACCGATAAGATCGACCGCTCCATGGTTGCCATAATCGGCGCCACCCTTATGCTGGCCTTAGGGATCCTGGATCAGGAAATCGCCTTTGCCCGTATTGATCTAAACGTGATCTTACTTCTTGCCGGGATGATGATCATGGTAAACATCATCAAACGTTCGGGACTTTTTGAGTGGCTTGCCATCTCCACCGCCAAGGCTACCGGAGGTCACCCGATACTTCTCTTGATTGCGCTTCCCCTGATTACAGCCATCACCTCCGCTTTCCTGGACAACGTAACAACCATGATACTTATCGCCCCCATAACCCTGGTGGTTGCCAGAACCCTACGCCTCAATCCGGTGCCGCTCCTGCTTGCGGAAACAATGGCCTCAAACATCGGGGGAACCGCTACCCTGGTGGGCGATCCTCCCCACATGCTGATAGGAAGTGCGGCAAACCTGAGTTTCCTTGATTTCCTTAAGCACATGGGCCCAATCGTCGTTATAATCCTCGTGATCTTCGTTGTTATAGCCAACTTGACTTTCGGCCGCGCGCTTCGGAAAGTCCCCTCTCACGTCGCCGGACTCGCATCGCTGTCTCCCAAAAAGGCGATAAAAGACTCCTATCTTCTGTGGAAGTCAGTAGTGGTGCTTGCCATTGTGTTCACGCTGTTTGTGCTTCATGAGACCCTGGGAATGAAACCCGCCACTGTGGCCCTTATAGGCGCATCTCTGCTACTGATCCTCTCCCAGCTGCCTCCCAGGCAAGGCAAGATGGACTCCATGGGGATACTCTTAGCCGAGATAGACTGGTCCACCCTTTTCTTCTTTATAGGGATGTTCATCATGGTCGCCGGGCTGCGGGCAACCGGTGTGATTGAGGCTATCGCGAATCTGGTGATGAATCTTACCAGAAGCCATCCCCTTTTAACCGCGATGGTAGTCCTATGGGGGTCGGCTTTTATGACCATGATCCTCTCGGCCGTCCCATTCGTTGTGGCGACGATTCCGGTAATCCAGTCCCTTGCCGCCCAGGGAGTAGGCCCTGTGGAGCCTTTGTGGTGGGCGCTTTCTTTGGGTGCGGCCCTCGGAGCGAACGGCACCTTTGTCGGAAGCGCGGCAAACATGGTGGTGATCGGGATCTCCACCCGATCGGGTCATCCTATAACCTTCACTAACTTCACAAAAAAAGGGCTGCCGATTACAATAGTTTCACTTATTCTGGCAAGCCTTTACGTCTGGCTGCGCTATTTTTAATGCTCCTTTACCCTGCGGGCACGTGTGCCCTGAAAGGGTAAAAGATCGCTGGAATAATCTGAGCAAGACGACCGTTAGGTCATCCCTGCAGACAGGGATCCAACCTTACTGGAGGGCGTGCTACGGATTACGGGTTACGGGGGTTACGGGTTGACTGCGTCACATCGCGTCCTATAATCCAGTAAAACAAGGAGGATCGCTTGAAGAAGATTGCACTCATAACTTTGGCGGCGTTGCTGGTTGTGTCCCTGGGGTGTTATTATGCGGACGAGGCGTCTGATACGGCAACCGAGACCTACCCAGCCGACCTCTACAATCGGGTCGAAATAGAGACCGGGAACGGAGAGATAACCTCATCGGTAAGCTCCGACTCTCTCATTACGATAACCCTTACCAAGTGGGTCACCGGCCCCTCGGCAAAAGCCCATCTGGATGATATAGATGTCTCGGTTACCAAGGATACCGTCAATGGCACCCTCCGTGTCTCTGTCACAATCCCAATCAGCACTGTGCGAAACTACGGCTGTGACGCTGACATTGAACTGCCCGCATCTATCTATGTTGATCTTGAGACCTCAAACGGCAAGATGAGGGCTGCAGGTCACCAGAACAGCCTGCGCCTCGTGACCTCCAACGGCGAGATAGATATCGCCAAAACCGCTGGCGAGGCTGACCTTTTTACCTCCAACGGTGATATAGGTGTCGATCGCCATGCAGGCGATATCACAGGTGAAACCGCTAACGGCGAGGTGACGGCGGACGTGATTATGCCTGTAAAGGATGGAACCTGCAGGTTCATCTCCTCCAACGGGGCGATTACAGTAGCGGTGCCTGATTCGGTCTCGGCAAACATCTATCTCAAAACCTCCAACGGCGAGATAAGTGTTGATGCCGATCTCCACACACAAGGTGACTACAACTCTGACGAAGACATCTACGAAAGCACGATGGGCGACGCATCCGGCGAGATAGACCTTGAGACCTCCAACGGCAACGTAAGCCTGAAAAAATTAGAGTAAACCACCTAAAGATAGTTAAAGAGGCCTCTTAAGGGGCCTCTTTTCTTGTCAACTCAAGAGTTGCAAAACAGTAAAGGCGGGCTATAGTTTCGTATGAGAAAGGGTCTAATCCTTCGACCGGCCTCTCCTGAGGACGCAGGCCAGACAGCTCCCCTCTTTTACTCAACCGGCCCGGCGGCGTTCAACCTCGCCTTCGGTTCTCAAGATAAGGCGATCTCCATAATCCGTAGACTCTTTGCAAAACCCGGTAATCCGATGAGCTTTGAGCACACCACTGTCGCGGAACTGAAAGGACAGGTTATAGGGCTCCTGACCGTCGCCGACCGCACGATCGAGGCTCGAACCCAGCCACAGATGGGAGCCGAACTTTTGAGGATCTGCGGCCCACTACCCCTTCTGGCCAGACTACCGATCCATCTTCGCCTGCAACGCCTGACCAGGCTGGCCCAGGACGGAGAACTTTGCATCGAAGACATCGCCGTTGCCCCTCAGGTGAGAGGAAAGGGGATCGGTCGCCTACTTATGCAGGAAGCCGAACGTCTTGCAAGACGTAAAAGATACACCCTTATTTCCCTCTACGTCCTGAAAGACAACTTCCAGGCCATCGGCTTCTACCGCAGGCTCGGCTACGTTTGTGATGAAGAAAAGGCCGATGCGTGGCTGGCAAGACGCTTTGGATTCCCGGGCTTCCTGCGAATGATCAAGCCTATCTTTCAGGTATCTGATGGTTGAGAGAAAACGTACCGTTTTGAGATTGATCAGCGGGGTTGCACTCCTTGTTGCAACCGGGA
This DNA window, taken from candidate division TA06 bacterium B3_TA06, encodes the following:
- a CDS encoding ribonucleoside-diphosphate reductase, adenosylcobalamin-dependent — encoded protein: MNKAGPAKIRKRDGRVVDFDIEKITNAILKAAQAVGGENRELAETLAQRVVDELIKHHGDTGIPSVEEVQDIVETVLIRSGHAKTAKAYILYRRKRAELREAKQFFVGIQDDLKLSLNALKVLERRYLLKNEEGEVHETPAQLFKRVAAALAAPDGRYGGDVARTEERFYNLMTSFEFMPNSPTLMNAGTELGQLAACFVLPVADEMERIFESVKHAAIIHKTGGGTGFSFSRIRPKNDMVRSTGGIASGPVSFMRVFDVATEVIKQGGRRRGANMGILRVDHPDILEFITCKESEGILANFNISVGVTEEFMHAVQGDENYSLKNPRTGKEAGRLRAKDVFNLMVTMAWRTGDPGIVFLDRINHDNPTPSLGSIEATNPCGEQPLLPYEACNLGSVNLAKMVADHSVDYEHLRKTIHAAIHFLDNVIDAGRYPLPEIDEMVKRNRKIGLGVMGWADMLFSLAIPYDSDEALGLAEQVIGFIQTEAVKASQGLANSRGAFPSFPDSTFASRGEPPRRNATLTTIAPTGTISIIAGCSSGIEPIFAISFIRNVMDNTELLEVNPVFERLAREMGFYNEGLIKEIARHGTVAKIPKIPDSVKRIFVTAHDINPSWHVKMQAAFQKHTDNAVSKTVNLPNHATPMDVADVYMLAYRLGCKGVTVYRDGSKSSQVLNIGSVNREQLPAANRATQSLAGSRFADRMITVGSEFTAGCNRCNS